One genomic segment of Armatimonadota bacterium includes these proteins:
- a CDS encoding putative toxin-antitoxin system toxin component, PIN family, producing MRRAVLDPGVLVASLISGKGAPAGLLLAWMEGQFDLIVSPRLLRELGRVLARPKFRRYVSEDDAAVYVDLLRRMATTAEDPPDAHGISPDPGDDYLVALARVTGADFLVSGDAHLLGQESPRPPVLTPRAFLDRMKREAPGL from the coding sequence GTGCGCCGGGCGGTTCTGGATCCCGGCGTACTGGTCGCCTCCCTCATCTCAGGAAAGGGCGCTCCAGCAGGACTGCTCCTGGCCTGGATGGAGGGGCAGTTCGACCTGATCGTCTCGCCGCGCCTTCTGCGGGAACTCGGCCGCGTTCTGGCAAGGCCGAAGTTCCGCAGGTACGTCAGCGAGGACGATGCGGCGGTCTACGTTGATCTCCTCCGCCGGATGGCCACCACCGCCGAAGACCCCCCTGACGCCCACGGGATTTCGCCGGACCCCGGCGACGACTACCTCGTGGCGCTGGCGCGGGTTACGGGCGCCGATTTCCTCGTCTCCGGCGATGCGCATCTCCTCGGTCAGGAGAGCCCACGGCCGCCTGTGCTCACACCGCGCGCCTTCCTGGATAGGATGAAGAGGGAGGCCCCGGGCCTCTGA
- a CDS encoding type II secretion system protein codes for MKYFWKKRGERGFTLIELVVVLAILGILIALAVPRYLGARRNAFVAEGDNLLQELKTMSWAYYQQYSTFTGITLAAVGFQAPDDATASCWDIAYGAITPTTVAMIGTGDSTPVKCTPIDGTTITVTLNGGGASTRSLVFP; via the coding sequence ATGAAGTACTTCTGGAAGAAGAGGGGGGAGCGCGGCTTCACGCTGATCGAGCTGGTCGTCGTGCTCGCTATCCTCGGAATCCTGATTGCCCTGGCGGTACCCCGGTACCTCGGCGCCCGCCGCAATGCCTTCGTCGCAGAAGGCGACAACCTGCTGCAGGAACTGAAGACCATGTCCTGGGCCTACTACCAGCAGTACAGCACGTTTACGGGCATCACCCTGGCCGCCGTGGGATTCCAGGCGCCCGACGACGCCACCGCGTCGTGCTGGGACATCGCCTATGGCGCCATAACACCAACAACCGTGGCGATGATAGGCACTGGCGACAGCACACCGGTGAAGTGCACTCCCATCGACGGCACGACCATCACGGTCACGCTCAACGGCGGAGGCGCGTCCACCAGATCGCTGGTGTTCCCGTAG
- a CDS encoding type II secretion system protein, translating to MRLRIWPRAGTRRSAGEQGFTLMEILVVFAVIGILLGFAMVRYVGVRRTAFVAEADESLGDHPGFSQARRRGRMLGLRPGGRWNGDRDPNPGNRRCNAAQVPSRERCDGDSHREWGRVVREERGLPVIARLFYGSSRLTPSRSKSSS from the coding sequence ATGAGGCTGCGAATATGGCCCAGGGCCGGAACTCGCCGTAGCGCTGGAGAGCAAGGATTCACGCTGATGGAGATCCTCGTCGTGTTCGCGGTCATCGGCATTCTTCTCGGGTTCGCAATGGTGAGGTACGTCGGTGTGAGGCGCACCGCATTCGTGGCCGAGGCCGACGAGTCCCTCGGCGACCATCCTGGGTTTTCACAGGCCCGAAGACGCGGTCGGATGCTGGGACTGCGGCCTGGCGGCCGATGGAACGGCGACCGAGATCCAAATCCAGGCAACCGGCGATGCAACGCCGCTCAAGTGCCTTCCCGTGAACGGTGCGACGGTGACTCTCACCGTGAATGGGGACGGGTCGTCCGCGAGGAACGTGGCCTACCCGTGATTGCGCGGCTGTTCTACGGATCCTCTCGCCTGACACCCAGCCGGTCGAAGTCCTCGTCGTAG
- a CDS encoding O-antigen ligase family protein, whose translation MITGTPGSRSDLPSAALRWLLVVSIALIPLLFDPLEPGRTLVVAKRNAVWAVGGLAALLSTLRWMLDRRLSPRMDLRITLPALAAVLGLATWHAANPHISFWGGRYRGEGLVTLVCYLVVAVATAHELRDAPGFQRAWRGALLVGAAGNALYALVQFSGLDPVWGFYGYLRPFAMQGNAAFLAGYLGMAVMVAASGAVAAGSRAARAGMVLLAGFLFVGLLVTGSRAAWVASWLGIALLAAVVLARHGAPQRRWAAAVGAVMLGLTVLYTAQAWPFARTIDEKVLARVAADGQTLRRVPGEVHPDARGPAQRLAMTLEHGGGMAVRLTVWRGAVAGWMRRPWLGQGLDSFRYFPNLRDQREARLYAGRTLPAMFHYDRVHNELLEMAVAAGILGLAAYLWVLAAFLVPSLRAAAGGDLLAAGAAAGALSYLLALQVQPGFLGSSFVFWSLLGFGAARARSSAPVIQAEP comes from the coding sequence TTGATCACCGGCACACCAGGATCCAGGTCCGATCTCCCCTCTGCGGCGCTGCGCTGGCTGCTCGTCGTGAGCATCGCCCTGATCCCCCTCCTGTTCGATCCCCTCGAGCCAGGGCGCACGCTGGTTGTGGCGAAGCGGAACGCCGTATGGGCTGTCGGCGGCCTTGCGGCGTTGCTGTCGACACTGCGGTGGATGCTCGACCGCCGCTTATCGCCTCGGATGGACCTGCGCATCACGCTGCCTGCCCTGGCCGCCGTCCTGGGGCTGGCCACCTGGCACGCGGCGAACCCGCACATCTCATTCTGGGGAGGGCGGTACCGCGGGGAGGGCCTGGTCACGCTCGTCTGCTACCTGGTGGTGGCCGTTGCAACGGCTCACGAACTCAGGGACGCTCCCGGGTTCCAGCGCGCCTGGCGCGGAGCCCTGCTTGTCGGCGCAGCCGGCAACGCGCTCTACGCGCTGGTGCAGTTCTCCGGGCTGGACCCTGTGTGGGGTTTCTACGGCTACCTGAGGCCGTTCGCGATGCAGGGTAACGCCGCATTCCTGGCCGGGTACCTGGGCATGGCAGTCATGGTCGCAGCATCCGGCGCGGTTGCCGCGGGCAGCCGGGCTGCGAGGGCAGGGATGGTGCTCCTTGCCGGTTTCCTGTTCGTTGGGCTTCTGGTAACTGGTTCGCGCGCCGCATGGGTCGCGTCGTGGCTGGGGATTGCGCTGCTTGCCGCGGTGGTCCTCGCGCGGCATGGAGCACCGCAGCGCAGGTGGGCTGCCGCGGTTGGGGCGGTGATGCTCGGGCTGACCGTCCTGTATACGGCGCAGGCCTGGCCGTTCGCCCGCACCATTGACGAGAAGGTGCTGGCCCGGGTAGCGGCGGACGGCCAGACGCTCCGGCGCGTGCCAGGTGAGGTCCACCCGGACGCACGCGGGCCGGCGCAGCGGCTGGCGATGACGCTGGAGCACGGCGGCGGCATGGCCGTGCGGCTGACGGTCTGGCGGGGCGCGGTCGCCGGCTGGATGCGCCGGCCCTGGCTCGGGCAGGGCCTGGACTCCTTCCGGTACTTCCCGAATCTGCGCGATCAGAGGGAGGCCCGGCTGTACGCCGGACGGACGCTCCCTGCAATGTTCCACTATGACAGGGTGCACAACGAGTTGCTGGAGATGGCCGTCGCTGCAGGGATCCTTGGGCTGGCAGCGTACCTCTGGGTGCTCGCTGCGTTTCTGGTCCCGTCGCTGCGAGCGGCGGCCGGCGGGGATCTACTGGCCGCGGGCGCGGCTGCCGGTGCACTGTCATACCTGCTTGCGCTTCAAGTTCAGCCCGGGTTCCTGGGGTCGTCGTTCGTCTTCTGGTCGCTGCTCGGCTTCGGCGCTGCCCGTGCGCGGTCCAGCGCGCCGGTCATCCAGGCCGAGCCCTAG
- a CDS encoding AbrB/MazE/SpoVT family DNA-binding domain-containing protein: MAYSVVTVVTAKGQVTIPKSVRDRLGIHAADVVEFEVRQGGRSCALRSRRGLLTEAGPPSHQRRPAACLPRGAGLGRVPGPGGLRRPRRP, from the coding sequence TTGGCCTATTCCGTCGTAACCGTCGTAACCGCAAAGGGCCAGGTCACCATCCCAAAGTCCGTGCGCGACCGCCTGGGCATCCACGCGGCGGATGTTGTGGAGTTCGAGGTCCGGCAGGGCGGGCGATCCTGCGCCCTGCGCAGCCGGAGAGGCCTGCTGACTGAGGCTGGACCCCCTTCTCATCAGCGACGTCCTGCTGCCTGCCTTCCGCGCGGAGCAGGGCTGGGCCGAGTCCCTGGGCCAGGAGGTCTGCGCCGCCCTCGGCGGCCGTGA
- a CDS encoding nucleotidyltransferase domain-containing protein, whose protein sequence is MRLDPLLISDVLLPAFRAEQGWAESLGQEVCAALGGRDTASVILYGSAARKTDTPASDVDLAVIVGPGGDCALVEEAVRARHGALHERHGRAVSFLVIGQDEFRARAARRDPLVSSVLAHGRVVAGQPIADILAGVTADG, encoded by the coding sequence CTGAGGCTGGACCCCCTTCTCATCAGCGACGTCCTGCTGCCTGCCTTCCGCGCGGAGCAGGGCTGGGCCGAGTCCCTGGGCCAGGAGGTCTGCGCCGCCCTCGGCGGCCGTGACACCGCCTCCGTCATCCTCTACGGCAGCGCAGCCCGCAAGACGGATACTCCGGCAAGCGACGTGGATCTGGCCGTCATCGTGGGCCCCGGCGGGGATTGCGCGCTGGTCGAGGAAGCCGTCCGTGCCCGGCACGGCGCCCTGCACGAACGGCACGGCCGCGCGGTGTCCTTCCTTGTCATCGGACAGGATGAGTTCCGCGCCCGGGCGGCACGCAGAGATCCTCTGGTCTCCAGCGTTCTCGCGCACGGTCGGGTCGTGGCAGGCCAGCCGATCGCGGACATCCTGGCGGGCGTGACAGCCGATGGGTGA